Proteins encoded within one genomic window of Pseudalkalibacillus sp. SCS-8:
- a CDS encoding lysophospholipid acyltransferase family protein — MRLYTIGKNLFNGIFNSGYRLKVIGVENVPKEDGVLICSNHISYLDPPLVGCSSNRTVHFMAKAELFEMPILKKILPKIYAFPVRRGMSDKQALRKGLELLRQGEAVGLFPEGTRSKTGDIGAGLAGAGFFAMKTDAKVIPCAIIGPFKLFRSVKIVYGKPIDFTEMKEQKASAKEATEKIMAEIRKLYDENK, encoded by the coding sequence GTGAGGCTTTATACAATAGGTAAGAATTTATTCAACGGGATCTTCAATTCCGGGTATAGGCTGAAGGTCATAGGTGTGGAAAATGTACCAAAAGAGGACGGAGTTTTGATTTGTAGTAACCATATCAGCTATTTGGACCCTCCTCTCGTTGGCTGCTCATCAAACCGTACCGTCCACTTCATGGCGAAGGCTGAGCTTTTCGAAATGCCGATATTGAAAAAAATCCTTCCAAAGATATATGCCTTCCCGGTTCGTCGGGGGATGAGCGATAAACAAGCTTTGCGTAAAGGGTTAGAGCTATTAAGACAGGGAGAAGCGGTCGGTCTGTTTCCAGAAGGGACACGCAGTAAGACCGGGGATATCGGTGCTGGATTAGCTGGTGCCGGATTCTTTGCAATGAAGACGGATGCAAAGGTCATTCCTTGCGCAATCATTGGTCCCTTCAAGCTCTTTAGATCCGTCAAAATCGTATATGGGAAACCGATTGATTTTACGGAAATGAAAGAACAGAAAGCTTCTGCCAAGGAAGCGACAGAAAAAATCATGGCTG